In one window of Chanodichthys erythropterus isolate Z2021 chromosome 23, ASM2448905v1, whole genome shotgun sequence DNA:
- the LOC137013521 gene encoding LIM domain-containing protein isoform X2, producing the protein MAEGAQNSTAYAPESNPTTHHLETSVDEHERAFTSPPPTRELMSILHQRRQKCELRRLLKHTYPELKNVDRLVEKEMADILNIDPVTDIGFQSEVQSRCWLFENHEINSVDFHDQKLQMKKEFQEGDIKRTVCMFEQPTSNFLNEENKPQLSESQEGTSEQSIKVDVKATRRMFETQSVDILRDSQSPCPRRNIVSEEERGSDQKPKIDSDTDGKQTSHIHHNEAFVGISRAKQVFQTILHDKENISPTNDSFSQEEELLKANVKNRAQMFESTPLDKINQQTKEESETILENMQETLVSLCNFNIMHSDGTILETNEIGHIKKARYHFIKEDTRPEIVEEEIVTGSIKSIMLQMLPGTSLNPTVTFLKEDNQGNVEIQKVDVPTHQLPFTQDKECRTANVVQITEDLLSQEKSMRKGVLIQDGTTGMREITVYVLFIHNEDSTGVKELGKIECRSIPSSLKINPESEKGDLKTNISSSESSSVVDTNKTSTVQLCQSCIEKGELDHLKQLQEISSDDDDLNINAPKEESEKTREIIPGNVNNITTNIDHLSFKIQSEENKSKESPTESLINNENNTEELNQAEICTNTGGTLKNERILQDQDIMDDGDVLQAELVDVVEDDELVNLQTAIMNLHQATMEAKALQQSVQAKHASQTNQTLQICDLGSVNHEITHVQNNDNISEKEELLQFSETQNKEESKEEVMRGSIQAALDSLGKSNFNVSKGDFRAAMIYRNSAKGYAGHKKTDVEQPSDRTKENTPSTSSPAPLVEQEALKSLGEGTDTTLCENKPLDTPVKNRKTPIGPKPAIPPKPDHLKIKPKTVGTKTDANCLNKCQVPATSSKPPTEQNKEPSTPKPSPDPVSHEDVLCISVQHTDANEPEPSDTSMSNTESPENKKLNCVQVVEETPKSSPEGTVSESSTGFHGTLQNFGVKQSGSVPPVKPKRIKMAKDNLKNTTDNTNINSTILETAQEITPPPPSHNNGSSGKTCKIDSNNSEERHDKSDAQQVSGVVRREKKRRGETEDERRQRLSVHMDEIMKGNVPAVMEIFDKLKKQEELKNILSKVEEIEEDTNKVDVSSLKNIFESVPDWVVPQEEKIKPKIVMSEHLGSEPEVMSSMEVAFGDLEKAGAEIIRLKDQTLARLMDIEEAIKKALYSVSTLKSDSDIVGLSGLFRESMVAVQGSPPSGNIRKISIGSSKSPKAQNKIGRSVSEQSTAQKKPALFIPTTKQRSASPASPSFISIQSAARKPSELPSPQISPLKAEPKEEAKLQCCCSVPSDRRQCSVTKGASSSPPNLQRQISVLEVQTVPEKEKVIGTKTIRENYERTDCFGNKFYSTKTSTVVTTQPETRTTSRKLTTSTPATSEIVTYPRINTPFIREDHPPL; encoded by the coding sequence ATGGCTGAAGGTGCTCAAAACAGCACTGCATATGCACCTGAATCAAATCCAACTACACATCATCTGGAAACCAGTGTTGATGAACATGAACGAGCCTTTACTTCACCACCCCCTACAAGAGAATTAATGTCCATTTTGCACCAACGCAGACAAAAATGTGAGCTTAGACGACTGCTAAAACACACTTATCCTGAGTTGAAAAACGTAGACAGATTGGTCGAGAAGGAGATGGCCGATATTCTTAACATTGACCCAGTCACAGACATTGGATTCCAGAGTGAGGTCCAGTCTAGGTGCTGGCTGTTTGAGAACCATGAAATCAATTCAGTGGATTTCCACGACCAAAAACTACAGATGAAAAAGGAGTTTCAAGAGGGCGACATCAAGAGAACCGTTTGCATGTTTGAACAACCTACATCTAACTTCCTCAACGAAGAGAACAAACCTCAACTCAGTGAATCACAGGAAGGGACATCAGAGCAGAGCATCAAAGTGGATGTGAAAGCTACACGCAGAATGTTCGAAACTCAGTCAGTGGATATTCTGAGAGACAGTCAAAGCCCCTGTCCAAGGAGAAACATTGTTTCTGAGGAGGAACGTGGATCAGACCAGAAACCAAAGATTGATTCTGATACTGATGGAAAACAAACATCACACATTCACCATAATGAGGCATTTGTAGGTATATCCAGAGCCAAACAGGTCTTTCAAACAATATTACATGACAAGGAGAACATCTCACCAACAAATGATAGTTTTAGCCAAGAGGAAGAACTGCTGAAggcaaatgtaaaaaatagaGCTCAGATGTTTGAATCAACTCCACTTGATAAGATCAATCAGCAAACCAAGGAAGAATCAGAAACCATCCTTGAAAACATGCAGGAGACTCTAGTTTCATTATGCAACTTCAATATCATGCATTCTGATGGAACCATCCTTGAAACTAATGAAATTGGCCATATCAAGAAAGCAAGGTATCACTTCATTAAAGAAGATACAAGACCAGAAATTGTTGAAGAAGAGATAGTGACTGGAAGCATAAAGAGCATCATGCTTCAGATGCTACCAGGAACAAGCCTGAACCCAACGGTGACCTTCCTAAAAGAGGACAATCAGGGCAATGTGGAAATTCAGAAAGTAGACGTTCCCACTCACCAACTTCCATTCACTCAAGATAAAGAGTGCAGGACTGCCAATGTGGTTCAGATTACTGAGGATCTACTCAGTCAAGAGAAGTCCATGAGAAAAGGCGTATTAATACAAGATGGTACCACAGGAATGAGAGAGATTACAGTTTATGTTCTTTTTATCCACAATGAAGACAGTACAGGGGTGAAGGAGTTGGGTAAAATTGAGTGTAGATCCATCCCCTCAAGTCTAAAGATCAATCCAGAGTCCGAAAAGGGTGATCTCAAGACAAATATTAGTTCATCTGAAAGTTCTTCAGTAGTAGATACAAACAAAACTAGTACTGTGCAGCTATGCCAGAGCTGCATTGAGAAAGGAGAACTTGATCATCTAAAACAGCTGCAAGAAATATCATCAGATGATGATGACCTAAATATAAATGCGCCAAAGGAGGAATCAGAAAAAACAAGAGAGATTATACCAGGTAATGTTAACAATATTACTACCAATATAGATCATTTAAGCTTCAAAATTCAGTCAGAAGAAAACAAGTCAAAAGAATCACCTACAGAAAGTTtgataaataatgaaaataatacagAAGAATTAAACCAGGCTGAAATTTGCACTAACACTGGGGGCACTCTGAAAAATGAAAGAATTCTCCAAGATCAAGATATCATGGATGATGGAGATGTTCTTCAAGCAGAGTTGGTTGATGTAGTGGAAGATGATGAGTTAGTGAATCTACAAACAGCCATTATGAATCTTCATCAGGCCACAATGGAGGCAAAAGCTCTTCAGCAGAGTGTACAAGCAAAACATGCATCCCAGACCAACCAAACCCTACAAATCTGTGACCTTGGTTCAGTAAACCATGAGATTACGCATGTGCAAAACAATGACAATATTAGTGAGAAAGAAGAGCTCTTACAGTTCTCCGAAACTCAAAACAAAGAAGAAAGTAAGGAGGAGGTTATGAGGGGTAGCATACAGGCAGCTCTTGATTCCTTGGGAAAGTCCAACTTTAATGTCTCAAAGGGTGATTTTAGAGCTGCAATGATTTATAGAAACTCTGCTAAAGGATATGCAGGACACAAAAAGACAGATGTAGAGCAGCCAAGTGATAGGACTAAAGAAAATACACCATCAACATCTTCTCCTGCACCACTAGTAGAACAGGAGGCTTTAAAATCACTCGGTGAGGGAACTGACACAACCCTTTGTGAAAACAAACCATTAGATACACCTGTTAAAAATCGTAAAACTCCTATCGGACCCAAGCCAGCTATCCCACCTAAACCagatcatttaaaaattaaGCCAAAAACTGTTGGTACTAAAACTGATGCAAACTGTCTGAACAAATGCCAAGTCCCTGCTACTTCTTCAAAACCACCAACTGAGCAGAATAAAGAACCTTCAACTCCCAAACCAAGCCCAGACCCAGTGTCTCATGAAGATGTACTCTGCATAAGTGTACAGCATACTGATGCCAATGAACCTGAGCCTAGTGATACATCAATGAGCAACACTGAAAGTCctgaaaataaaaagctaaATTGTGTACAGGTTGTTGAAGAAACTCCAAAGAGCTCCCCAGAAGGCACTGTCAGTGAATCTTCCACAGGATTTCATGGCACTCTTCAAAACTTTGGAGTGAAGCAGAGTGGTTCAGTGCCTCCTGTGAAACCTAAAAGAATCAAAATGGCAAAAGATAATTTGAAGAACACTACAGACAACACCAATATCAACTCCACCATTTTGGAAACAGCACAGGAAAtcactcctcctcctccttctcaCAACAATGGCTCTTCAGGCAAAACCTGTAAGATAGATAGCAACAACAGTGAAGAAAGACATGATAAAAGTGATGCTCAACAAGTGAGTGGAGTGGTCAGacgagaaaagaaaagaagaggagagaCTGAGGATGAGCGAAGGCAGAGACTCTCTGTGCACATGGATGAAATCATGAAAGGAAATGTGCCGGCTGTCATGGAGATCTTCGACAAGCTGAAAAAGCAAGAGGAATTGAAAAACATACTCTCTAAAGTAGAGGAAATCGAAGAAGACACCAACAAAGTAGACGTGAGCTCGCTTAAAAACATTTTCGAGAGCGTGCCAGATTGGGTTGTGCCTCAGGAGGAAAAAATCAAGCCGAAAATAGTCATGTCGGAACATTTAGGAAGTGAACCTGAAGTGATGTCCTCCATGGAGGTTGCTTTTGGGGACCTAGAGAAAGCCGGTGCAGAAATCATTCGTTTAAAAGATCAAACCCTTGCGAGACTCATGGATATAGAGGAGGCCATTAAAAAGGCTCTTTACTCAGTATCGACTCTGAAATCTGACTCTGACATTGTAGGACTCTCTGGTCTCTTCAGGGAGTCAATGGTGGCTGTACAAGGTTCACCTCCCTCAGGTAATATCAGGAAAATCAGTATTGGGTCAAGCAAATCACCAAAAGCTCAAAACAAGATTGGAAGGAGTGTTTCTGAACAGTCAACGGCGCAGAAAAAGCCAGCGCTTTTTATTCCCACAACCAAACAGAGATCAGCCTCACCAGCATCTCCttcatttatttccattcaGTCTGCAGCGAGGAAGCCTTCGGAGTTGCCATCACCTCAGATCAGTCCCCTGAAAGCAGAACCAAAAGAAGAGGCCAAGCTCCAGTGCTGCTGTAGTGTGCCTTCAGACCGCAGGCAATGTTCTGTCACAAAGGGGGCATCCTCCAGCCCCCCGAATCTACAACGGCAGATCAGTGTGCTAGAAGTGCAAACGGTGCCCGAGAAAGAAAAAGTCATCGGAACAAAAACCATCAGAGAGAACTACGAGAGGACGGACTGCTTCGGCAACAAGTTCTACTCCACGAAAACCTCCACAGTTGTGACAACCCAACCTGAAACGAGGACAACTTCTAGAAAGCTCACAACGAGCACTCCAGCCACATCTGAAATTGTCACATACCCAAGAATCAACACACCTTTTATTAGAGAGGACCATCCCCCACTGTAA